From Jeotgalibaca dankookensis, one genomic window encodes:
- a CDS encoding glucosaminidase domain-containing protein, producing the protein MELNYQGATLAPEVIQLILDKANTYLILSSLLITQLHVESIWGKSPVAIQNNNLSGMSMPFSEESLDVVVRPSGITVTKGSKRPDREGGYYYRYQSLADFVEDWAYLLRPGGIYNVSGQIEFEVAVKGLFKVGGAKYDYAATGYQNYLKLMIDKRKAINAANSGALDVLDEGGMQMPVSAKNIIQVAKNYLGMTKQSTSHKNLIDRYNQVKPLPVGYHVKYTDDWCDAFITVISDESGATDLIGRECGVERHKNIFKQKGIWYQLKSSENTYLPLPGDIVIFRWDHLRTGWAQHIGLVESVSGNNINTIEGNAIINGVSQVARRSYHKYSSTIQGYARPRYGFVTSNRGLPIQEVAREVIQGKWGNGNARTQRLEQAGYDAVKVQKEVNRQIQPITKEQLVGEIISGKHGDGQERIQSIRSLGHDPELIQKAVNEKLKNDKDLITLSSEQAAGGEQPQPRKGEGEVEVDGVIYLVTMKEK; encoded by the coding sequence ATGGAATTAAACTATCAAGGTGCTACCTTAGCACCAGAGGTAATTCAGCTCATATTAGACAAAGCAAACACTTACTTAATTTTATCTTCCCTATTAATTACACAACTACATGTTGAAAGTATATGGGGCAAGAGTCCGGTTGCGATTCAAAATAATAACTTATCGGGTATGAGTATGCCTTTTAGTGAAGAAAGTTTAGATGTTGTAGTGAGACCATCTGGAATTACTGTGACCAAAGGAAGTAAACGACCGGATAGAGAAGGTGGATATTATTATCGATACCAGTCGTTAGCGGACTTTGTTGAGGATTGGGCCTACTTACTACGTCCTGGAGGAATTTACAATGTGAGTGGCCAAATTGAGTTTGAAGTAGCCGTTAAAGGTTTATTTAAGGTGGGCGGTGCAAAATATGATTATGCAGCCACTGGCTATCAGAATTATTTGAAACTAATGATAGATAAAAGAAAAGCCATTAATGCGGCAAATTCAGGTGCGTTGGATGTGTTAGATGAAGGAGGAATGCAGATGCCTGTAAGTGCAAAAAATATAATACAAGTAGCAAAAAATTACCTTGGTATGACTAAACAATCAACTAGCCATAAAAATTTAATTGACCGTTATAATCAGGTGAAGCCATTACCAGTGGGCTATCATGTAAAATATACCGATGATTGGTGTGATGCCTTTATTACGGTTATATCCGATGAATCAGGGGCAACAGACTTAATTGGGCGGGAGTGTGGGGTCGAACGTCATAAAAATATCTTTAAACAAAAAGGGATCTGGTATCAACTTAAATCTTCTGAGAATACATACTTACCTTTGCCAGGTGATATCGTTATTTTTAGATGGGACCATCTACGAACTGGCTGGGCACAACACATTGGGCTGGTAGAATCGGTATCTGGAAATAACATCAATACAATAGAGGGGAATGCGATTATTAATGGTGTTTCGCAAGTAGCCAGAAGAAGCTATCATAAGTATTCTAGTACCATTCAGGGCTATGCAAGACCGCGTTATGGTTTTGTGACATCCAACAGAGGACTTCCTATTCAAGAAGTAGCACGTGAAGTGATTCAAGGAAAATGGGGAAATGGAAATGCTCGGACACAACGATTAGAACAAGCCGGCTATGATGCGGTAAAAGTTCAAAAAGAAGTGAACCGTCAAATCCAACCCATTACAAAGGAGCAGTTAGTTGGTGAAATTATTTCCGGAAAGCATGGCGACGGTCAAGAGAGAATTCAAAGCATTCGTTCACTGGGGCATGATCCAGAACTGATACAAAAAGCAGTAAATGAGAAGTTAAAAAATGATAAAGACCTAATTACATTGTCTTCTGAACAAGCCGCAGGTGGTGAGCAGCCTCAACCAAGAAAAGGAGAAGGTGAAGTCGAAGTAGATGGCGTAATATATTTAGTAACCATGAAAGAGAAATAA
- a CDS encoding SHOCT domain-containing protein: MKDKITTSQFYDEIDYFLAEQALNELKEVGLITEEEKAEIHQLNLEKFNPYLKDLLV; this comes from the coding sequence ATGAAAGACAAAATAACAACATCACAATTTTATGATGAAATAGATTATTTTCTGGCTGAACAAGCCTTAAATGAATTAAAGGAAGTCGGTCTAATCACTGAGGAGGAAAAGGCGGAAATACATCAATTAAACTTAGAAAAATTCAATCCATACTTAAAGGATTTACTGGTCTAA
- a CDS encoding recombinase family protein, whose product MKKVTKIEAVQQPLNNNRTRVAAYCRVSTDSEEQLGSLESQVAHYDQLIDSHPEWEKIGIYSDDGITGTNMDKRPGLQSLIDDCKQLKIDLVLIKSISRFSRNILECLTVVRELSALKIAVHFDKENLNTQQMDGELLLSSMSILAENESRTISENIKWSLRKRVENNSYRHISAPYGYKVINNNLEIDEKEARIIQDIFESYLAGEGTYRFANKLNSKDITPPRKEIWRDSTILYILTNERYVGDFLYQKTYTDSEFQRHVNDGDVDMLYIPDNHEAIISREDFEKVKDLLSNRSETKVSRGNTVYPLTKKIICGHCGSNYKRRIHYSTNQSNYIAWCCPTHISNKEQCPMKFIKETDIQAAFMTMINKLIFAREELIEETINAFSETSFVTQNRLNIVEEKIMDCQNNIQTLTELNSSGLIDVEFYHQYLNRIEQEKKNLLNEKRTVLEEDENKLIRFQELKKLNQLLKRRNPFNEHEDNVLSEFLERVKVENRETFHFYLKCGLRFTERSSQ is encoded by the coding sequence ATGAAGAAAGTAACAAAAATAGAAGCGGTGCAGCAACCGTTAAATAATAATCGAACTCGTGTAGCAGCTTACTGTAGAGTGTCAACGGATAGCGAAGAACAATTAGGTTCTTTAGAAAGTCAAGTGGCGCATTATGATCAACTCATTGATTCTCATCCAGAATGGGAAAAAATAGGGATCTATTCGGATGATGGTATTACTGGAACGAATATGGATAAACGGCCAGGTCTACAATCTCTAATTGATGATTGCAAGCAATTAAAGATTGACCTTGTGTTGATAAAATCCATTTCAAGATTTTCAAGAAACATCTTGGAATGTTTAACCGTAGTCAGAGAATTAAGTGCGTTAAAAATAGCTGTTCATTTCGATAAAGAAAACTTGAATACACAACAGATGGATGGTGAATTATTACTATCCTCAATGAGTATCTTAGCGGAGAATGAATCACGAACAATATCCGAAAATATCAAGTGGTCACTGAGAAAGCGCGTTGAGAATAATTCCTATCGACACATTAGTGCACCATATGGTTATAAAGTTATAAATAATAATCTAGAAATAGATGAAAAGGAAGCAAGGATTATCCAAGATATTTTTGAAAGCTATCTGGCTGGGGAAGGGACTTATCGCTTTGCCAATAAGCTCAACTCTAAAGATATAACTCCGCCTAGGAAAGAGATATGGCGAGATAGTACGATTTTGTATATTTTGACAAATGAACGTTATGTTGGAGATTTTTTGTATCAAAAAACATACACTGACTCGGAATTTCAGCGTCATGTTAACGACGGTGATGTTGATATGTTATACATTCCAGATAATCATGAGGCTATTATTTCAAGAGAAGACTTTGAAAAAGTTAAGGATTTACTCAGTAATCGAAGTGAAACCAAAGTAAGTCGAGGCAATACTGTCTACCCCTTAACGAAGAAAATAATATGCGGTCATTGTGGAAGTAATTATAAAAGGAGAATTCACTATTCCACTAATCAAAGCAATTACATAGCTTGGTGCTGTCCTACGCATATCAGTAACAAGGAACAGTGCCCGATGAAATTTATAAAAGAAACTGACATTCAAGCGGCATTCATGACCATGATAAACAAGCTAATATTTGCTAGAGAAGAACTTATTGAAGAAACGATTAACGCTTTTAGTGAAACATCTTTTGTCACTCAAAACCGATTGAATATTGTAGAGGAAAAAATTATGGATTGTCAGAATAACATCCAAACACTTACGGAACTTAATAGTAGTGGGTTGATAGATGTTGAATTTTATCATCAGTACTTGAACCGAATAGAACAAGAAAAGAAGAATCTGTTGAACGAAAAACGAACTGTTCTTGAGGAAGATGAAAATAAATTAATTCGATTTCAAGAATTGAAGAAACTGAATCAATTATTGAAACGAAGGAATCCATTTAATGAGCATGAGGATAATGTATTAAGTGAATTCTTAGAAAGGGTAAAAGTAGAGAATCGAGAAACCTTTCATTTTTATCTAAAATGTGGTTTAAGATTTACGGAAAGGAGTAGTCAATGA
- a CDS encoding recombinase family protein: MKTYYGYQIKHGEITVDENEARIIRDLFEIYLTGKSLVKVGEEAGLNKTHGFIGRVLANPIYMGTDFYPAIVSIELYEKVQMERERRKNKLGRNFECKPLKMSISTKFQWKNKVKLPRDPLRKASVLYESIEVEV, from the coding sequence ATGAAAACCTATTACGGATATCAGATAAAACATGGTGAAATAACAGTCGATGAAAACGAAGCGAGAATAATTAGGGATTTATTTGAAATATACTTAACTGGAAAGTCTTTGGTTAAAGTGGGTGAAGAAGCGGGCCTCAATAAAACCCATGGATTTATTGGTAGGGTTCTGGCAAATCCAATATATATGGGGACCGATTTTTATCCGGCAATTGTTTCAATAGAACTATATGAAAAAGTTCAAATGGAACGTGAGAGGCGAAAAAATAAGCTAGGACGAAACTTTGAGTGTAAGCCCCTTAAAATGTCTATCTCCACTAAGTTTCAATGGAAGAATAAAGTCAAATTACCACGAGACCCCCTACGAAAGGCATCAGTGCTGTATGAAAGCATAGAGGTGGAAGTATGA
- a CDS encoding helix-turn-helix domain-containing protein — protein MVISYDNLWKLLIDKKMNKTDLKDQAGITYNIIARLGKGESVSMESLYKICKCLQCNIGDIMEFKFD, from the coding sequence ATGGTGATTAGCTATGATAATCTGTGGAAACTATTGATCGACAAGAAGATGAATAAAACTGATTTAAAGGATCAAGCTGGCATTACCTATAATATCATCGCCCGCCTTGGTAAAGGAGAATCGGTGAGCATGGAGAGTCTATACAAAATTTGTAAATGCCTCCAATGTAATATCGGTGACATCATGGAGTTTAAATTCGATTGA
- the hsdR gene encoding EcoAI/FtnUII family type I restriction enzme subunit R: MGKSHLSEEDIKLRYITPAIQNAGWDNKQIRMEYAFTAGRIILRGNITARGRKKSADYLLSYKNNFPLAIVEAKDNTKPVGAGLQQAIDYAKSLDVPYVYASNGDGFVEQNLITGEVKELKLEEFPSPEALYQRYRIDKGFDEAEEKVMLEPYYYIPNYKTPRYYQRVAINRTVDAVAKGRNRVLVVSATGTGKTFMTFQIIYRLWKSGLKKKILFLADRNVLVDQTITGDFKPFSGKMTKVQNRNLDSSYEIYMALYQQLAGDDGEEAFRQFQPNFFDLIVIDECHRGSAKEESAWRKILDYFSEATHVGCTATPIETKEASSFSYFGEPIYEYSLKQGIDDGFLAPYKVIRIGLDKDLEGYRPEAGKVDKYGYEIEDREYNAKDFDRNLVIDDRTRVVASKITEFLKKTDRFSKTIVFCVDIEHAERMRQALINENKDLYAENDRYIMRITGDNDIGKAQLENFIDEESTYPVIAVTSKLMTTGVDAKMCKLIVLENNINSMTEFKQIIGRGTRLLEDYGKTYFTIMDFRNASRLFADPDFDGKPEVVIDLDGDDPVDEPDTPTDEGEEGTGEDTGTDGVKEDGGEYGTSDTPPFDEEGEDKPRKYYVGDVTVRVLSERVQYVDKDGKLITESLIDYTKKNILQQYSRLDEFLRTWTEAEKKQAIIDELQDDGVLLEAVREELGKTELDDFDLICHIAYDKAPLTKKERAENVKKRHYLYKYSDTAKEVIEALLDKYANDGIKEIEDTKVLQLKEFQKIGSPMKIVKAFGGKEAYQKAVQELENEIYYA; the protein is encoded by the coding sequence ATGGGGAAAAGCCATTTGTCTGAAGAAGATATCAAATTAAGATATATCACGCCTGCTATACAGAATGCGGGATGGGATAACAAGCAAATACGGATGGAGTACGCTTTTACTGCAGGGCGTATTATTTTGCGTGGAAATATTACGGCAAGAGGAAGAAAGAAAAGTGCTGACTACCTCCTGTCCTATAAAAACAACTTCCCTCTAGCCATTGTGGAAGCAAAGGATAATACAAAGCCTGTAGGTGCTGGACTTCAGCAAGCCATTGACTATGCCAAGTCATTGGATGTGCCTTATGTCTATGCTTCAAATGGAGATGGCTTTGTGGAGCAGAACCTCATCACAGGTGAAGTGAAGGAACTGAAGCTTGAAGAGTTCCCATCACCAGAAGCGTTGTACCAAAGATATAGAATTGATAAGGGGTTTGACGAGGCTGAAGAAAAAGTCATGCTAGAGCCTTATTATTACATACCGAATTATAAAACCCCTCGATACTATCAGCGTGTGGCAATTAATAGAACCGTTGATGCAGTTGCCAAGGGGCGAAATCGAGTCCTTGTGGTCAGCGCCACAGGTACCGGTAAAACCTTTATGACCTTTCAGATTATCTATCGTTTGTGGAAGTCTGGCTTGAAGAAGAAGATTCTCTTTTTGGCAGACCGTAATGTCCTTGTGGATCAGACCATTACCGGTGATTTTAAACCCTTTAGTGGAAAGATGACCAAGGTGCAAAATAGAAACCTTGATAGCTCATATGAAATCTACATGGCGCTGTATCAGCAACTTGCCGGAGATGATGGAGAAGAAGCCTTTCGTCAGTTCCAACCAAACTTCTTTGACCTTATTGTCATAGATGAGTGCCATAGAGGAAGTGCCAAAGAAGAATCAGCATGGAGAAAGATTTTAGATTATTTTTCTGAAGCTACTCATGTTGGATGTACCGCTACTCCGATTGAAACCAAGGAAGCCTCCAGCTTCAGCTATTTTGGAGAGCCAATATATGAGTATTCCTTAAAGCAGGGGATCGATGATGGTTTCCTTGCGCCTTATAAAGTGATTCGTATTGGTCTGGATAAAGACCTTGAAGGCTATCGCCCAGAAGCTGGCAAAGTGGATAAATACGGTTATGAAATTGAAGATCGAGAGTACAATGCTAAAGACTTTGACCGAAACCTGGTTATTGATGACAGAACAAGAGTGGTTGCATCCAAAATCACAGAGTTCTTAAAAAAGACCGATCGGTTCAGCAAGACCATTGTTTTCTGTGTGGATATTGAACACGCTGAGCGAATGCGTCAAGCTCTGATTAATGAGAACAAAGATCTCTATGCTGAAAATGACCGCTACATCATGCGCATTACCGGTGACAATGATATAGGCAAAGCACAGCTTGAGAACTTCATTGATGAAGAAAGTACCTATCCGGTTATTGCAGTGACCAGTAAACTCATGACCACAGGTGTGGATGCCAAGATGTGTAAACTTATTGTGCTGGAGAACAACATCAACAGCATGACTGAGTTCAAGCAGATTATCGGTCGAGGAACACGCCTTCTTGAAGATTACGGCAAGACCTACTTTACCATTATGGACTTTAGAAATGCCAGTAGACTTTTTGCAGATCCTGATTTCGATGGTAAACCAGAAGTGGTTATTGACCTTGATGGAGATGATCCAGTGGATGAACCAGATACGCCAACAGATGAAGGTGAAGAGGGTACTGGAGAAGATACAGGTACTGATGGTGTTAAAGAAGATGGTGGTGAGTATGGAACAAGTGACACTCCGCCTTTCGATGAGGAAGGTGAAGATAAGCCCAGAAAGTATTATGTGGGTGATGTGACCGTTCGAGTTCTTTCAGAAAGAGTTCAGTACGTGGATAAGGATGGAAAGCTCATAACAGAAAGTCTTATTGACTACACCAAGAAGAATATTCTTCAGCAGTATTCAAGGCTTGATGAGTTCCTCCGCACCTGGACAGAAGCCGAGAAGAAACAAGCCATCATTGATGAGTTGCAGGACGATGGAGTGCTACTTGAAGCAGTTCGTGAAGAACTGGGTAAAACGGAGCTGGATGACTTTGACCTCATTTGCCACATAGCCTATGACAAAGCGCCACTGACCAAGAAGGAACGGGCAGAGAATGTGAAGAAAAGACATTATCTGTACAAATACTCTGACACCGCCAAAGAGGTTATTGAAGCCCTGCTTGATAAGTACGCCAATGATGGCATCAAGGAAATCGAAGATACAAAGGTGCTTCAATTGAAGGAGTTCCAGAAAATAGGTAGCCCCATGAAAATAGTAAAAGCCTTTGGCGGCAAAGAAGCTTACCAAAAGGCAGTGCAGGAATTGGAAAACGAAATATATTACGCATAA
- a CDS encoding HsdM family class I SAM-dependent methyltransferase: MAISNFVKRIQDVMRNDSGVNGDAQRIEQIVWILFLKIYDAKEEAWELYDDNYTSIIPEGLKWRDWAVDRKDGEALTGDGLLDFVNNTLFPTLKNLEIDETTPMSQVIVRYAFEDANNYQKDGVLLRQVVNIIDEIDFTEYKERHEFGAIYESFLKDLQSAGNAGEFYTPRAVTDFMVKVVKPVLGDKIGDFACGTGGFLTSALNELDKQVGNSLENREIYNKSVYGIEKKALPHMLCVTNMLIHDIDDPNILHGNALEMDYKDMRKMEPFDVILMNPPYGGSEKDSVKSNFPTELRSSETADLFMNVIMYRLKKNGRCAVIIPDGFLFGTDNGKFNIKKKLFSEFNLHTVVRMPHSVFAPYTSIRTNILFFDNTEPTKETWFYRVDMPEGYKNFSKTRPMKLDHFNDALNWWENREEIEVDGFPKAKRYTIDEIIERSYNIDLCGFPHEEEVILEPMDLIQEYQEKRASLNAEIDHVLEQITSMLGGN, from the coding sequence ATGGCGATTAGTAACTTTGTGAAACGAATCCAAGATGTGATGCGCAATGACTCTGGTGTTAATGGTGATGCTCAGAGAATCGAACAAATCGTGTGGATTCTGTTCCTAAAAATATATGATGCAAAAGAAGAAGCCTGGGAGCTTTATGATGACAATTATACTTCCATCATTCCAGAAGGTCTTAAGTGGAGAGATTGGGCAGTGGACAGAAAAGATGGAGAGGCACTCACAGGAGATGGGCTTCTTGACTTTGTCAACAACACATTGTTCCCAACTCTTAAGAATTTGGAAATTGATGAAACTACACCTATGAGCCAAGTCATTGTCCGTTATGCCTTTGAAGATGCCAACAACTATCAGAAAGATGGTGTACTTCTAAGACAAGTGGTCAATATCATTGACGAGATTGATTTTACGGAATACAAGGAGCGCCATGAGTTTGGTGCCATTTATGAATCATTCCTAAAAGACCTTCAAAGTGCCGGTAATGCCGGGGAGTTCTACACACCAAGAGCAGTGACAGACTTTATGGTTAAAGTGGTGAAGCCTGTTCTGGGTGATAAAATAGGAGACTTTGCCTGTGGAACCGGTGGCTTCTTGACCTCTGCACTCAATGAACTAGATAAACAGGTAGGTAACTCATTGGAAAATAGAGAAATCTACAATAAATCCGTTTATGGTATTGAGAAGAAGGCACTTCCACATATGCTTTGTGTCACCAATATGCTTATCCATGATATTGATGATCCAAATATCCTTCATGGCAATGCACTGGAGATGGATTACAAAGATATGCGGAAGATGGAACCTTTCGATGTGATCTTAATGAATCCTCCTTATGGTGGAAGTGAGAAAGACAGCGTGAAGTCTAACTTCCCAACAGAACTTAGAAGTTCTGAAACAGCAGATTTATTTATGAATGTGATTATGTACAGGCTTAAGAAAAATGGTAGATGTGCTGTAATCATTCCAGACGGGTTCCTTTTTGGTACAGATAACGGGAAGTTCAATATCAAGAAAAAGCTGTTCAGTGAATTCAATCTTCACACAGTTGTAAGAATGCCACACAGCGTTTTTGCACCTTACACATCCATTAGAACCAACATTTTATTCTTTGATAATACAGAGCCAACCAAGGAAACTTGGTTCTATCGTGTAGATATGCCTGAAGGGTATAAGAATTTTTCAAAGACAAGACCGATGAAGCTAGACCATTTCAATGATGCCCTTAACTGGTGGGAGAACCGGGAAGAAATCGAAGTGGATGGATTCCCAAAAGCGAAGAGATATACCATCGATGAAATCATAGAAAGAAGCTACAACATTGATCTTTGTGGATTCCCTCATGAAGAAGAAGTGATCCTTGAGCCGATGGACTTGATTCAAGAATACCAGGAGAAACGAGCATCCCTTAATGCAGAAATCGATCATGTATTAGAACAGATTACTTCTATGCTTGGAGGTAATTAA
- a CDS encoding restriction endonuclease subunit S has product MNAQDLKNSILQLAIQGKLVEQREEEGTAKELLEKIEVEKKRLIKEGKIKKEKKQLKISEDEVLFDIPESWEWTRMSNIADMYTGNSIPKTIKENKYSKVENGYDYIGTKDVGFDYTINYDNGIKIPFEEDKFRNSFKDSILMCIEGGSAGRKIGILDKTVCFGNKLCSFNLIYGEPRFLYYYLQSPLFFQAFRDEMTGIIGGVSITKLKGIIVPLPPLEEQKRIVAKIEELMPYVDKYDGAYSEVEELNKKFPEDMQKSILQYAIQGNLVEQREEDGTAEDLYKQVQEEKKKLIKEGKIKKTKTLPEITEDEIPFDIPENWKWVRLGNIVSVLGDGIHGTPVYDDRGSYYFINGNNLNNGVIEIKDNTKKVDEEQFLKHKRELNDNTVLVSINGTIGNVAFYAGEKVILGKSACYFNLMNEDFKYYLYWVIKTKYFLDYAIKKATGTTIKNVSLATMKEFVVPLPPLAEQKRIVEKIEEMLPYTKQLVKKVD; this is encoded by the coding sequence ATGAATGCACAGGACTTGAAGAACAGTATTCTCCAACTCGCTATACAGGGAAAGCTTGTAGAACAGCGAGAAGAGGAAGGTACTGCAAAAGAATTATTAGAAAAAATTGAAGTAGAGAAGAAAAGACTAATTAAAGAAGGCAAGATAAAAAAGGAGAAAAAACAACTCAAAATCAGTGAAGATGAAGTGTTATTTGATATACCAGAGTCTTGGGAATGGACTCGCATGTCAAATATTGCTGATATGTATACAGGAAACAGTATTCCTAAAACCATAAAGGAAAACAAGTATTCTAAAGTCGAAAATGGATATGACTATATCGGAACAAAAGATGTAGGCTTTGATTACACAATAAATTATGATAATGGAATAAAAATACCTTTTGAAGAAGACAAGTTTAGAAATTCTTTTAAGGATTCAATACTAATGTGTATTGAAGGTGGTAGTGCAGGTAGAAAAATAGGGATATTAGATAAGACAGTGTGTTTTGGAAATAAATTATGCTCATTTAATCTAATTTATGGGGAACCTAGATTTTTATATTATTACTTACAAAGCCCGTTATTTTTTCAAGCATTCAGAGATGAAATGACAGGGATTATTGGAGGAGTAAGTATAACCAAATTAAAAGGTATCATTGTCCCCCTCCCTCCACTAGAAGAACAAAAGCGCATCGTAGCAAAGATTGAAGAACTGATGCCTTATGTAGATAAATACGATGGTGCCTATTCTGAAGTGGAGGAGCTGAATAAAAAGTTCCCGGAAGATATGCAAAAGTCTATTCTGCAATATGCAATCCAAGGAAATCTGGTAGAGCAGCGAGAAGAAGATGGAACGGCAGAAGACCTTTATAAGCAGGTTCAAGAAGAGAAGAAAAAGCTGATTAAGGAAGGCAAGATTAAAAAGACAAAGACACTTCCTGAGATTACTGAAGATGAGATACCATTTGATATTCCAGAGAATTGGAAATGGGTTAGGTTGGGAAATATTGTTTCTGTTTTGGGTGATGGAATTCATGGGACACCAGTATATGATGATAGAGGAAGTTATTACTTTATTAATGGAAACAACTTAAATAATGGAGTAATTGAGATAAAAGACAATACTAAAAAAGTTGACGAAGAACAATTTTTAAAGCATAAAAGAGAATTGAATGACAACACTGTGCTTGTGTCAATTAATGGAACAATTGGTAATGTAGCTTTCTATGCTGGAGAAAAAGTAATCCTCGGTAAAAGTGCTTGTTATTTTAACCTTATGAATGAAGATTTTAAGTACTATTTATATTGGGTTATTAAGACAAAGTACTTTTTAGATTATGCAATTAAGAAAGCAACTGGAACAACAATAAAGAATGTATCATTAGCAACGATGAAAGAGTTTGTTGTACCTCTCCCTCCACTCGCAGAACAAAAACGTATTGTGGAGAAGATAGAAGAAATGTTACCATACACAAAACAACTGGTAAAGAAGGTAGACTAA
- a CDS encoding phage major capsid protein, with product MSNQSMYNKAFWNTMRTQQEIYSEMSNMKDSTGSYPAPYEFMHSYTPALEKENVFRRIGTVVKTTSPEGKIFASTSTGKAEWLSEGVAIPESNDTINQFTLNSYKLASLTRLKHTFVTDNKFDIEKYLKNEFARRFGREEENAFLNGDGVDAPTGILHPTEGAEVGVTAAGTDAITYDEVIKLYFSLGKHYRRNAVWIINDETALYLRTLKDSSGNYLWNHSDNTILGKPVEYSNYMPGMESGNKAIAFGDFSFFWIVDRQSLSVKVLKEKYILEGQIGYASYERLDAKLIVPEAVKVLQLA from the coding sequence ATGTCAAATCAAAGTATGTACAACAAAGCATTCTGGAACACCATGAGAACCCAGCAGGAGATTTACTCAGAAATGAGTAATATGAAAGACAGCACCGGAAGTTACCCTGCACCCTACGAATTCATGCACAGCTACACACCGGCTCTTGAAAAGGAAAATGTCTTTAGAAGAATCGGCACTGTAGTGAAAACCACATCACCGGAAGGAAAGATCTTTGCATCCACTTCCACTGGAAAAGCTGAATGGCTCAGTGAAGGCGTTGCCATCCCGGAAAGCAATGATACCATCAACCAGTTCACACTGAATTCCTACAAGTTGGCGAGCCTTACAAGGCTGAAGCACACCTTTGTCACAGATAATAAGTTCGATATTGAGAAGTATCTGAAGAATGAATTTGCCCGCAGGTTCGGCAGAGAGGAAGAGAACGCCTTCCTCAATGGCGATGGTGTTGATGCCCCTACAGGCATTCTGCACCCCACAGAGGGCGCAGAGGTGGGTGTCACCGCTGCAGGAACTGATGCCATTACCTATGACGAAGTGATCAAGCTCTACTTCTCACTGGGTAAGCACTACCGTAGAAACGCTGTATGGATCATCAATGATGAAACCGCACTGTATCTGAGAACCCTAAAAGATTCAAGCGGAAACTACCTGTGGAATCATTCTGATAACACCATCCTCGGAAAGCCAGTGGAGTATTCCAACTATATGCCAGGCATGGAGAGTGGCAATAAGGCAATCGCCTTTGGAGATTTCAGCTTCTTCTGGATTGTTGACCGTCAGAGCCTATCGGTTAAAGTCTTGAAGGAAAAGTATATTCTTGAAGGTCAGATTGGCTACGCATCCTATGAAAGACTGGATGCCAAGCTGATTGTGCCAGAAGCAGTAAAGGTTCTACAGCTGGCATAG